In Tsukamurella tyrosinosolvens, the genomic window TCTGCTCGGGCTACGCACAGGCACGGGTCGCAACCTGGGTCGAGATCAAGGGCAGCAACCGTATCCAGGGCTTCCTGTACGGCGCGCCCTTCTCGCTGGGCTGATCCACACTCCGACTGACCTGACTCTCTTGTCCGCCCCGTGGGGCGGCGAATCCTGAAGGAATTCACATGAAGAAGATCGCGATCCGCGGTGCCGCCGTTGCCGCCGCGGCTGGCGTGGCGATGGGTGCACTCTCCACGGGTGCTGCCAACGCCGACACGTTCATCCCGCTGCCCAACGCCACCACGACCGCCAAGGTCGGCGACTCCACCGTCACTGTCTCTGTGACGAACCAGAGTGCCAAGCTGTCGCCGGGCATGGTCGCCCTGCCCACCACCCGCAACGCGTGGGTGTCGGGTCTGGTGTCCGCGAAGATCTCCGGTGGCAAGCCTGATGGCGGCTCGATCCAGGCCGGTTACGCGGTCGGCTGCCAGGTTGATGTCGGCTCTGCCGCCATCAACCTGGGCGCCAAGGGTGGCGTCAACAACAAGGACGGCGTGGCGTTCGACAGCAGCGGCTGGGTTGGTTCGCCGTCTGTCTCGGGTTCGACCGGTGGCAGCATCAAGCTTGCTGCGGGCAGCGTCGGTACGCAGATGCTGACCTACGACCGCGCCACCTGGCCGTCGCCCGGCGACGAGGTCGCGCCCGACTGGGCAGACCCCAGCACCGGATTCAAGTTCAAGGGTTCGTCGGGCTCGCTGAGCTACGCCGAGCAGACCATCGGCGTCGACGGCTGTGCTGGCTACGCGCAGGCACGCTTCTTCGCCAAGGTCAAGGTGAAGTCGGGCAACACCCAGCAGACCGTGATCCTGTGGGGCAAGGCCTTCACTCTGGGCTGATCGTCACCAACACGCGAAACGGCGGTGTCCATACGGGCGCCGCCTTTCGTGTCTCGCAGGACTGGTACCAACGTGCAAGTCGGACCCGGCGTCATCCGATTCGCTGACCTTCTCGGACGCCGCACCGAACACCCTGTCCTCAAAGGAAGCTGAAGAAATGAATCGCAAGGCAACTCCTTTCATCGCTCTGGTCGCCGCGGCGACAGTCGCCGTTGCGCCCGCCGCCGGAGCCGCTGCCGCGACCGCGGCACCGGCGGTCCACGCGGCCGGGACCGCCGCGCCGTCACCCGCGCAGGTTCTGCAGACCGTCTCCGGCGCAACCGGCGCGGCTACCCTCCCCGCCGGGCTGACTTCGGCGGCTCGGGCGACCGAGGTCGCGCCCCTGGTCGTCGTCACCGACGAGTCCGCGAAGGCGGGTGCGGCCGCCGCCGGAGTGTCTGCCACCTCCGAACCCGTCGCTCTTTCGTCGGTTCCGGCGTCGGTGCAGTCCGCGCTCGACATCGCGGGCCTCCCCGTCGCCGCCGTGTGGCGGGTTTTCCAGACCGGCAACGGTATCTACACCGTCTTCTACAAGCTCGCGTTCAACACCATTCCGAACGCGCTGTTGAAGGGCCAGTGGGGCTCGATCCCGACCGCCTTCGAGACCGCTGTCAAGGATTCGCTCACCTGGATCACGACCGGCGCCGGCCCGAAGGCGCCGGATACGGGGACCACCCCCAAGGCCACCGTCCCGGCCGCGCCGTCGGTCACGGCGGTACCCTCGGTGGTCACGAATGCACTGAACGTCGCAGGTATCCCGGTCGCGACTGCGTGGGCGACGTTCCAGGCTGCGAACACGGTGTACACGAACTTCACCAGCCTCGTGTCGACCGTGCCGAACGCACTCATCTCCGGCAACTGGGGCAAGATCCCCACCCTGGTGATCGACGCGGTCGCCAAGTCGATCACGACGATCGCCGATTTCCCGGGGGCGCAGATCAAGGCGGCTTCGGAAAAGATCGAGAAGCTGATCGCGTCGTTGACGCCGCCTGCGGCGACGCCGGCCACTACTGGCGCCGACGCGCTGTCGGTGACGCGGACCGCCGCGGCGACCGAAGAGGATTCGGTCACGACCTCCGTTGCTGACAAGACTGCTGATTCGCAGAAGCCTGCTTCTCAGGCGGTCGTGGAGACCTCCAAGCCCGCTGCTGAGCAGACCAAGCCGGTCGTCGCGGCCGAGACCGCCGGGCCCGCTGCGGAGCCCTCCAAGCCGGTGGCGACGGAGCCGGTCGCCGAGCCCGTGAAGCCGGTGGAGACGACCGTCGGCGAGGTGGAGGCGTCGCCTGCGAAGGCGGTCGATGCCGCACCGGCGGAGAGCAAGCCCATCGCGGAGGCGACGAGCGCGAAGGATTCGGCGCCCGCGACCGACGCTGCTGCGCCGGAGTCGAAGCCTGCTGCATCCGAGCCCGCGGCCGCCGAGACGGTCGAGACGACCGAGTCTGCGGAGGGCGCCGGATCGAAGTAGCTCGCGCCCGGCACATAGGATCGCCCGCCCCGCTCGGGGTGGGCGATCCTGTGTTTTGCGGCTCGAAATCCCCCGGAGTCCGCCGGGAGGTGCCTATCCTGTTACAGCTTCCCGTCAGTGTTAACTCAGTGTTTCCACGGGCGGTTTGGGCGATTTCCGGCTGGTAGTTTTCCTTCTCAATCGCGGGCGAAGCTCAGCCGGCGTACTGAAAGGACTGGGTACATGACCCTGAGAATCTCCCTCGCGGCAGCGGCGTTCGCCGCAGCAGGCGCGCTAACCGTTGGGCTGCTCACCCCCGCTACCGCGGCGGCTGACACCGTGATCCCGCTGCGTGACTCCGTGAAAACCGTCAAAGCCGGTTCCAGCACGATCACCATTACGGTTAAGGGCCAGCGCGCCAAGCTCTCCCCGGGAATGGTTGCTTTGCCGACCACGCGGAACGCGTGGGTGTCGGGCGTCGTGAGCGCCAAGATCAATGGGGCAGACGCGGACGGCGGATCGATCGAGGCCGGGTATGCCGTCGGCTGCCAAATCGATGTCGGTGATGCGAGTATCGACCTCGGTGCGGGCGCTGAAACCGGCGCGACCTTCAATGACCCCGACAAGGGGACGGGGGTATCGCCGTCCGTGAGTGGTACGACCGGTGGGTCGATCAAGCTCGCCGCCGGATCCGTCGGCACGCAATCGCTCACGTACGACCGCTCGACCTGGCCCAAGCCGGGCGACGAGGTCGCGCCTGACTGGTATGCGCCGTCGACGAGCTTCGACTTCACAGGCTCAAGCGGCAGCTTCACTTACAGCGACCAGACCATCGGTGTGGACGGTTGCGCTGGCTACGCGCAGGCCCGTCTGTACGTCATCGTCAAGGCTCAGGTCGGCGACTCCAAGAACACCGTGATCCTCTGGGGCGACCGCTTCACCCTCGGCTGACGGGGCCGACGCGCACTCGTCGAACTTGCGCAGAAGCCGGTCTCCCTTGTTGGGAGGCCGGCTTCGTCATTGTCGGCGGATCCGGCCGGAACAGTCTTTCCGTCACTGCGACGGCGATTTCACGATCCCATCGCGGGCGAGCGAGGTAAAAGCTAAGCTAGCGTCGGTAAATACACGCCCTGTGGAGGTGGCTCATGAAAAAGGCACTGATCTCGTCGGGAGTCGCTGTCGTCCTGGCCGTTGGGGGTGCGGTGGGAGCGGCGCCTGCTGCGAACGCCAGCGGCCCGTGCACTCTCAAGACCATGGTGACCGGCCATTGGGAGCCGTCCAAGTCTTCCCCGTCGACGACTTTGTGGCCGGGCACCAAGGTCGACGTAAGCATGTTTACGGAGACAAACAACGAAGGCACGTGGACGCCGCTAGTTGATGGTGCGTTCAAGCACTACGTT contains:
- a CDS encoding MspA family porin, which encodes MKKIAIRGAAVAAAAGVAMGALSTGAANADTFIPLPNATTTAKVGDSTVTVSVTNQSAKLSPGMVALPTTRNAWVSGLVSAKISGGKPDGGSIQAGYAVGCQVDVGSAAINLGAKGGVNNKDGVAFDSSGWVGSPSVSGSTGGSIKLAAGSVGTQMLTYDRATWPSPGDEVAPDWADPSTGFKFKGSSGSLSYAEQTIGVDGCAGYAQARFFAKVKVKSGNTQQTVILWGKAFTLG
- a CDS encoding MspA family porin, encoding MTLRISLAAAAFAAAGALTVGLLTPATAAADTVIPLRDSVKTVKAGSSTITITVKGQRAKLSPGMVALPTTRNAWVSGVVSAKINGADADGGSIEAGYAVGCQIDVGDASIDLGAGAETGATFNDPDKGTGVSPSVSGTTGGSIKLAAGSVGTQSLTYDRSTWPKPGDEVAPDWYAPSTSFDFTGSSGSFTYSDQTIGVDGCAGYAQARLYVIVKAQVGDSKNTVILWGDRFTLG